From Streptomyces sp. NBC_01460, a single genomic window includes:
- a CDS encoding helix-turn-helix transcriptional regulator, whose product MNSSEDSALDALGVLGDPVRRGLYRHVTGTPGEVGRDAAAEAAGISRSLAAFHLDKLVDAGLLEVSFRRLSGRTGPGAGRPSKLYRRAEGEHTVSVPPRSYDAASRLLAEVVEQAGLDEALQAAARTAGESEGDASDGGTDPVEALRACGYEPFPDDGKLRLNNCPFHALADQFPALICGMNLARIQGLLAGLPDAQGWSAAMDPLPHGCCVALETPEAL is encoded by the coding sequence ATGAACAGCAGTGAGGATTCCGCCCTCGACGCGCTGGGCGTGCTGGGCGATCCGGTGCGGCGCGGACTGTACCGACACGTCACCGGGACACCGGGCGAGGTGGGACGGGACGCGGCGGCCGAGGCGGCCGGGATCTCCCGCTCACTGGCCGCGTTCCACCTGGACAAGCTGGTCGACGCCGGGTTGCTGGAGGTGTCGTTCCGGCGGCTCTCGGGGCGCACCGGCCCGGGGGCGGGACGGCCCTCGAAGCTGTACCGGCGGGCCGAGGGAGAGCACACGGTCTCCGTGCCGCCCCGCTCCTACGACGCGGCGAGCCGGCTCCTCGCCGAGGTGGTCGAGCAGGCCGGGCTCGACGAGGCCCTGCAGGCAGCGGCACGCACGGCCGGAGAGTCCGAGGGCGACGCCTCGGACGGCGGGACCGATCCCGTCGAAGCCCTGCGGGCATGCGGCTACGAGCCGTTCCCGGACGACGGGAAACTGCGCCTGAACAACTGCCCGTTCCATGCGCTGGCCGATCAGTTCCCCGCCCTGATCTGCGGGATGAACCTGGCCAGGATCCAGGGCCTGCTCGCCGGCCTGCCGGATGCCCAGGGATGGAGCGCGGCGATGGATCCGCTTCCCCACGGGTGCTGCGTCGCACTGGAGACGCCGGAGGCTTTGTAA